The genome window GCAGGCTGGCCAGGCCGTTGTACACGTCCTCGATGATGCGATTCCGGTTGAGGGCGGCCTGCATGGCCTGGCGGAAGGTGAGGTTGCGGAACAGCTCGGCCAGCTCGGGGTTCTTGGCGTCGAAGTTGAAGCCCCAGTGCGGCGGGGAGGTGTAGATGGTGGCACCCTTGAGCACCCGGATTTTTCCCGTCGCCACCTCCTGGCGCTTGAGGTCGGGGAACTGCGCGCCGGTGATGGGAACCTGATCAAGGGCCCCAGCTTGGAACTGGGCCACTTGCAGGTTGGGGTCGCGGATGATGAGGTACTCGAGGCGGTCGAAGTAGGGCAGCGGGTTGCCCTGAGGGTCGCGCCGCCAGGAGTTGGGGTTCCTGACCAGCGTGACCTTCTGGTCCACGGTGTAGCTCCCGATCACGAAGGGGCCGGTGCCCACGATCTCCTTGGGGTCGGTGTTGGTGGCCCAGGCCCGCGAAAAGCCCTGCGGGTCCTGCAGGGGCTTGAACTGGGCCAGCTTGTGCCGCGGCAGGATGGGCGAGAAGGTCAGGGCCTGGAGCACCGCCCCGTAGGGCTTGGTGGAGATCACCCGGAAGGTCAGGTCGTCGACCTTCTCGAACCGGAGCGGCACCCCGGCTACGGTCAGGGTGGCGGCCTGGTTGCCGCGCAGGTTGGGGTTCGCGGCCACCTCGGTAAAGGTGAAGATGACGTCGTCGGCGGTGAAGGGGGTGCCGTCCGACCATTTCACCCCCCGCCGCAGCTTGACCGTGACCGTGCGGGCGTCGCGGGAAAAGCTCCAGGATTCGGCCAGCACGCCGCTGAGCTCGAAGGTCAGGGGATCGAGCTGCATCAGCCGGTCGAGCACGTTGTTGAGCACGGTGTAGGCGAAGTTGTCGATGACTGAGAAGTAGTTGAAGCTCTGCGGGCTCGCGCCCAAAGGTAGCGT of Meiothermus sp. Pnk-1 contains these proteins:
- a CDS encoding ABC transporter substrate-binding protein, yielding MNRRKFLSQSALALGAGVLAPQLLNKALAQPGTQANVPLSLFQEIGKKGGTLTLPLGASPQSFNYFSVIDNFAYTVLNNVLDRLMQLDPLTFELSGVLAESWSFSRDARTVTVKLRRGVKWSDGTPFTADDVIFTFTEVAANPNLRGNQAATLTVAGVPLRFEKVDDLTFRVISTKPYGAVLQALTFSPILPRHKLAQFKPLQDPQGFSRAWATNTDPKEIVGTGPFVIGSYTVDQKVTLVRNPNSWRRDPQGNPLPYFDRLEYLIIRDPNLQVAQFQAGALDQVPITGAQFPDLKRQEVATGKIRVLKGATIYTSPPHWGFNFDAKNPELAELFRNLTFRQAMQAALNRNRIIEDVYNGLASLPGHGVAPGTFWYYDTRAYLGKYDLQKAAGLLEGLGLKRGPDGVRRLKSGRPLEFTLTYASDSIPIAAIAAILQNDLRQIGVKLNLQGIQQSTVLATATGGNFESIIVAFGDQPDPQLRKDIWQPGGQLNYWHRSVWPDKGEQDPKFDQMFGWEKNIWEIFRQAEQLGDQAERKRLYDRWQLLFAQNLPVIMIVKPDAVAAGQARLGNFFVKDNRIVYTNFSMFER